From Sceloporus undulatus isolate JIND9_A2432 ecotype Alabama chromosome 6, SceUnd_v1.1, whole genome shotgun sequence, one genomic window encodes:
- the VAMP8 gene encoding vesicle-associated membrane protein 8 isoform X1, with product MRGLFHLLPKEAGSGDGQVMANDRVKNLQSEVEGVKNIMTQNVERILARGENLDHLRNKTEDLEATSEHFKTTSQKVARKYWWKNVKMIAIICVIVTIIIIFIILFATGVIPT from the exons ATGAGAGGCCTCTTCCACTTGCTGCCAAAG GAGGCTGGCAGCGGAGACGGCCAAGTCATGGCCAACGACCGGGTGAAGAACCTCCAGAGCGAGGTCGAGGGGGTCAAGAACATCATGACGCAGAACGTGGAGCGGATCCTGGCCAGAGGGGAGAACCTGGACCACCTCCGAAACAAGACAGAGGACCTGGAAGCCACG TCCGAACACTTCAAAACCACCTCGCAGAAAGTGGCCCGCAAGTACTGGTGGAAGAACGTCAAGATGATCGCCATCATCTGCGTCATCgtgaccatcatcatcatcttcatcatcctcTTTGCTACCGGCGTCATTCCGACTTAA
- the RNF181 gene encoding E3 ubiquitin-protein ligase RNF181 — MASYFEEHDCDPGGSSSSSSSSGPPSVQLRHQQLMQLARSLFNGLEIDLGSLESGDWEHRLPPPAAKKAVDALPSVRVTPSQADKSPKCPVCLLEFEEEETVRKMPCQHLFHSGCLLPWLGKTNSCPLCRHELPTDDEEYEEYKKDKLRKQQQAHRLEYLHGAMYT, encoded by the exons atggctTCGTACTTCGAGGAGCACGACTGCGACCCCGgcggttcctcctcctcctcctcttcctcggggcCCCCTTCGGTGCAGCTCCGCCACCAGCAGCTCATGCAGCTCGCCAG GTCCCTCTTCAACGGCCTGGAGATCGACCTGGGCTCCCTGGAGAGCGGAGACTGGGAGCACCGGCTGCCCCCTCCTGCCGCCAAAAAGGCCGTGGACGCCCTCCCTTCGGTGCGGGTCACCCCTTCGCAAGCAG ACAAAAGCCCAAAGTGCCCAGTCTGCCTGCTGGAgtttgaggaggaggagacggTCCGGAAGATGCCCTGCCAGCACCTCTTCCACTCAGGCTGCCTCCTGCCCTGgcttgggaag ACAAATTCTTGCCCGCTCTGCCGCCATGAGCTGCCCACAGACGACGAGGAATACGAAGAGTACAAGAAGGACAAG TTGCGGAAGCAACAGCAGGCCCACCGGCTGGAGTACCTCCATGGTGCCATGTACACGTGA
- the VAMP8 gene encoding vesicle-associated membrane protein 8 isoform X3, with product MEAGSGDGQVMANDRVKNLQSEVEGVKNIMTQNVERILARGENLDHLRNKTEDLEATSEHFKTTSQKVARKYWWKNVKMIAIICVIVTIIIIFIILFATGVIPT from the exons ATG GAGGCTGGCAGCGGAGACGGCCAAGTCATGGCCAACGACCGGGTGAAGAACCTCCAGAGCGAGGTCGAGGGGGTCAAGAACATCATGACGCAGAACGTGGAGCGGATCCTGGCCAGAGGGGAGAACCTGGACCACCTCCGAAACAAGACAGAGGACCTGGAAGCCACG TCCGAACACTTCAAAACCACCTCGCAGAAAGTGGCCCGCAAGTACTGGTGGAAGAACGTCAAGATGATCGCCATCATCTGCGTCATCgtgaccatcatcatcatcttcatcatcctcTTTGCTACCGGCGTCATTCCGACTTAA
- the VAMP8 gene encoding vesicle-associated membrane protein 8 isoform X2 has translation MVPGGEEAGSGDGQVMANDRVKNLQSEVEGVKNIMTQNVERILARGENLDHLRNKTEDLEATSEHFKTTSQKVARKYWWKNVKMIAIICVIVTIIIIFIILFATGVIPT, from the exons ATGGTGCCAGGTGGAGAG GAGGCTGGCAGCGGAGACGGCCAAGTCATGGCCAACGACCGGGTGAAGAACCTCCAGAGCGAGGTCGAGGGGGTCAAGAACATCATGACGCAGAACGTGGAGCGGATCCTGGCCAGAGGGGAGAACCTGGACCACCTCCGAAACAAGACAGAGGACCTGGAAGCCACG TCCGAACACTTCAAAACCACCTCGCAGAAAGTGGCCCGCAAGTACTGGTGGAAGAACGTCAAGATGATCGCCATCATCTGCGTCATCgtgaccatcatcatcatcttcatcatcctcTTTGCTACCGGCGTCATTCCGACTTAA
- the TMEM150A gene encoding transmembrane protein 150A isoform X2: MTAWIILPISLSAFSITGIWIVYAMAVMNHHVCPVENWSYNESCSAESAKHGYPKSCCTLEDVPLISKCGTYPPESCLFSLIGNIGAFMVVMICFLRYGQLIEQSHSSWVNTTALITGCTNAAGLVMVGNFQKWNKEEEPSLAGKKRAGLPSTEDIDSSIHVFLPPGGLCQISSLHWRRGCLPGRPAFCLPPVRPLLPHCRLCPGLLDGTPTCLPHHRGLNFPRPQWHLLHSRELPPPAPGSHLRVGLRHRHPGLLWHVHL, encoded by the exons ATGACAGCGTGGATCATCCTCCCCATTAGCCTCTCTGCTTTCTCAATCACTGGGATATGGATTGT GTATGCCATGGCGGTGATGAACCACCACGTCTGCCCCGTTGAGAACTG GTCCTACAATGAGTCCTGTTCTGCTGAATCTGCCAAGCATGGCTACCCCAAAAGCTGCTGCACCCTGGAAGACGTCCCTTTGATCAG CAAGTGTGGAACTTATCCTCCTGAAAGCTGCCTCTTCAGCCTTATTGGGAACATTGGAGCTTTCATGG TGGTGATGATCTGTTTCCTGCGCTACGGACAGCTGATCGAGCAGAGCCACAGTTCCTGGGTGAACACAACGGCACTGATCACCGGCTGTACCAACGCTGCTGGCCTGGTTATGGTGGGCAATTTCCAG aaatggaacAAGGAAGAGGAGCCTTCTTTGGCTGGGAAGAAGAGGGCTGGGCTCCCATCGACAGAAGACATCGATTCCTCCATACATGTCTTTCTGCCTCCAGGTGGACTATGCCAAATCTCTTCACTACATTGGCGCCGGGGTTGCCTTCCCGGCCGGCCTGCTTTTTGTCTGCCTCCAGTGCGTCCTCTCCTACCACATTGCCGCCTCTGCCCTGGACTTCTGGATGGCACACCTACGTGTCTTCCTCACCACCGTGGCCTTAATTTCCCTCGTCCTCA GTGGCATCTTCTTCATTCACGAGAGCttcctcctccagcacctggcaGCCATCTGCGAGTGGGTCTTCGTCATAGACATCCTGGTCTTCTATGGCACGTTCACCTATGA
- the TMEM150A gene encoding transmembrane protein 150A isoform X1, protein MTAWIILPISLSAFSITGIWIVYAMAVMNHHVCPVENWSYNESCSAESAKHGYPKSCCTLEDVPLISKCGTYPPESCLFSLIGNIGAFMVVMICFLRYGQLIEQSHSSWVNTTALITGCTNAAGLVMVGNFQVDYAKSLHYIGAGVAFPAGLLFVCLQCVLSYHIAASALDFWMAHLRVFLTTVALISLVLSGIFFIHESFLLQHLAAICEWVFVIDILVFYGTFTYEFGAVSTDTMVAALQHSNGRGCKSPGSSSTSTHLNCNPESIAMI, encoded by the exons ATGACAGCGTGGATCATCCTCCCCATTAGCCTCTCTGCTTTCTCAATCACTGGGATATGGATTGT GTATGCCATGGCGGTGATGAACCACCACGTCTGCCCCGTTGAGAACTG GTCCTACAATGAGTCCTGTTCTGCTGAATCTGCCAAGCATGGCTACCCCAAAAGCTGCTGCACCCTGGAAGACGTCCCTTTGATCAG CAAGTGTGGAACTTATCCTCCTGAAAGCTGCCTCTTCAGCCTTATTGGGAACATTGGAGCTTTCATGG TGGTGATGATCTGTTTCCTGCGCTACGGACAGCTGATCGAGCAGAGCCACAGTTCCTGGGTGAACACAACGGCACTGATCACCGGCTGTACCAACGCTGCTGGCCTGGTTATGGTGGGCAATTTCCAG GTGGACTATGCCAAATCTCTTCACTACATTGGCGCCGGGGTTGCCTTCCCGGCCGGCCTGCTTTTTGTCTGCCTCCAGTGCGTCCTCTCCTACCACATTGCCGCCTCTGCCCTGGACTTCTGGATGGCACACCTACGTGTCTTCCTCACCACCGTGGCCTTAATTTCCCTCGTCCTCA GTGGCATCTTCTTCATTCACGAGAGCttcctcctccagcacctggcaGCCATCTGCGAGTGGGTCTTCGTCATAGACATCCTGGTCTTCTATGGCACGTTCACCTATGAGTTTGGGGCCGTCTCCACGGACACCATGGTGGCCGCCCTGCAGCACTCCAACGGCCGGGGCTGCAAGTCCcccggcagcagcagcacctcCACCCACCTCAACTGCAACCCTGAGAGCATCGCCATGATTTGA
- the LOC121933180 gene encoding vasodilator-stimulated phosphoprotein-like: MEGQGSPPVGGEPRGGQRGGGGGLLAPRGFPRPSAPLGSAAGGRREGGREWGSEEAQRLQPCLPGPGRLAAGGPPPPPGLGLRARGKAAGPPPSACLLGGFPGPPLAARRRTAPGPGGSPPACLPPSWGGASPPLRLLLRCRRTQSEPPAEGDPAAAAAAAAAMGENRLQQCQKEAEEVTGIMLENYSKVLEREGKLTELDERADELRNQSVAFSKTTKTLAQKKRWENMKFKLILGGVVALALLIIILAIVLSLTLPGSSSAPAAPDGGN, translated from the exons ATGGAAGGCCAAGGCAGTCCCCCCGTCGGAGGAGAGCCCAGAGGCGgccagcgaggaggaggaggaggactgcttGCTCCGCGCGGCTTCCCTCGGCCTTCAGCGCCACTCGGCTCGGCTGccggaggaaggagggagggagggagggagtggggcTCGGAGGAGGCCCAGCGGCTGCAGCCCTGCCTCCCTGGCCCTGGGAGGCTTGCAGCAGGAGGG cctcctcctcctcctggcctgggcCTCAGGGCGAGAGGGAAGGCGGCTGGCCCCCCTCCCTCCGCCTGCCTCTTGGGGGGCTTTCCGGGGCCGCCCTTGGCAGCCCGGAGGCGGACTGCGCCTGGCCCTGGAGGCTCtcctcctgcctgccttcctccctcctggGGAGGGGCCTCTCCCCCCCTCCGCCTCCTTCTCCGCTGCCGCCGGACCCAGAGCGAGCCTCCCGCCGAGGGAGACccggctgctgctgccgccgccgccgccgccatg gGGGAAAACCGGCTGCAGCAGTGCCAGAAGGAGGCCGAGGAGGTGACCGGGATCATGTTGGAGAACTACAGCAAGGTCCTGGAACGGGAGGGCAAGCTGACCGAGTTGGATGAACGGGCCGACGAACTCCGGAACCAG AGCGTCGCCTTCAGCAAGACGACCAAGACCTTGGCCCAGAAGAAACGCTGGGAGAACATGAAGTTCAAGCTCATCCTGGGCGGAGTGGTGGCGCTGgccctcctcatcatcatcctggcCATCGTCCTTTCCCTCACCCTCCCGGGGTCCTCCAGCGCTCCGGCCGCTCCGGACGGTGGCAACTGA
- the VAMP8 gene encoding vesicle-associated membrane protein 8 isoform X4: protein MANDRVKNLQSEVEGVKNIMTQNVERILARGENLDHLRNKTEDLEATSEHFKTTSQKVARKYWWKNVKMIAIICVIVTIIIIFIILFATGVIPT from the exons ATGGCCAACGACCGGGTGAAGAACCTCCAGAGCGAGGTCGAGGGGGTCAAGAACATCATGACGCAGAACGTGGAGCGGATCCTGGCCAGAGGGGAGAACCTGGACCACCTCCGAAACAAGACAGAGGACCTGGAAGCCACG TCCGAACACTTCAAAACCACCTCGCAGAAAGTGGCCCGCAAGTACTGGTGGAAGAACGTCAAGATGATCGCCATCATCTGCGTCATCgtgaccatcatcatcatcttcatcatcctcTTTGCTACCGGCGTCATTCCGACTTAA